From a single Chloroflexia bacterium SDU3-3 genomic region:
- a CDS encoding tetratricopeptide repeat protein, with amino-acid sequence MSLDLATLWNFASPAASEARFRAALAQANADDTIILQTQIARTYGLRQQFSQAQRILDAIEPQVADASPEARARYHLERGRTFCSATHPPALPTAEARDFATSDYVQSFKIAQQAALDSIAIDALHMLAFAAATPEAQLDWGRKAIAYMRGSAQPEAQRWAGALHNNLGCTLHQQGRYAEALDAFEQALAAHQQRGSPQQVRVARWMVAWALRSLGRLPEALAMQLQLERDCDAAGAPDPYVFEELEQIYRALGDAAQADRYQGLRGIERTA; translated from the coding sequence GTGAGCCTAGATCTAGCTACGCTCTGGAATTTCGCCAGCCCCGCCGCCAGCGAGGCGCGCTTTCGCGCCGCACTGGCGCAGGCCAACGCCGACGACACGATCATCCTGCAGACCCAGATCGCCCGCACCTACGGCCTGCGCCAGCAGTTTAGCCAGGCCCAGCGCATCCTCGACGCCATCGAGCCACAGGTGGCCGACGCCAGCCCCGAGGCCCGCGCGCGCTACCATCTGGAGCGAGGCCGCACCTTCTGCTCGGCCACCCACCCGCCCGCGCTGCCGACCGCCGAGGCCCGCGACTTCGCCACATCCGATTATGTCCAGTCGTTCAAAATCGCCCAGCAGGCCGCGCTCGACAGCATCGCCATCGACGCGCTGCACATGCTGGCCTTCGCCGCCGCCACGCCCGAGGCCCAGCTCGATTGGGGGCGCAAGGCGATCGCCTACATGCGTGGCTCGGCACAGCCCGAGGCCCAGCGCTGGGCCGGGGCGCTGCACAACAACCTAGGCTGCACGCTCCACCAGCAGGGCCGCTACGCCGAGGCGCTCGACGCCTTCGAGCAGGCGCTGGCCGCGCACCAGCAGCGCGGCAGCCCGCAGCAGGTGCGCGTCGCCCGCTGGATGGTGGCCTGGGCGCTGCGCTCGCTCGGGCGGCTGCCCGAGGCGCTGGCCATGCAGCTGCAGCTGGAGCGCGACTGCGACGCGGCGGGCGCGCCAGACCCGTACGTGTTTGAGGAGCTAGAGCAGATCTACCGCGCCTTGGGCGACGCCGCACAAGCCGACCGCTACCAGGGCCTGCGCGGCATTGAGCGTACCGCCTAA
- the map gene encoding type I methionyl aminopeptidase: MTVETEEDIIALRRIGKIVALVLREMLAAAEPGMTTRELDAIGARLLEQHGARSAPKITYDFPGATCISINEQIAHGIPGDRVIQPGDVLNVDVSAELGGYFADTGGTTVVPPTSAQKTRLCQAAQSALAQAMRQARAGQPINGIGAAIQRTANAHGLRVIENLGSHGIGHALHEAPEYIAGTFRPADKRTLRNGMVITIEPFLSTKSRMAMETADGWTLVGAQGSLSAQFEHTMIITKGEPIVLTQ, translated from the coding sequence ATGACCGTCGAGACCGAAGAGGACATCATCGCGCTGCGGCGCATCGGCAAGATCGTGGCGCTGGTGCTGCGGGAGATGCTGGCCGCCGCCGAGCCGGGCATGACCACCCGCGAGCTAGACGCCATCGGCGCGCGGCTGCTGGAGCAGCACGGCGCGCGATCCGCCCCCAAGATCACCTACGACTTCCCGGGCGCAACCTGCATCAGCATCAACGAGCAAATCGCCCACGGCATCCCGGGCGACCGCGTCATCCAGCCCGGCGATGTGCTGAACGTCGATGTCTCCGCCGAGCTGGGCGGCTACTTCGCCGACACCGGCGGCACCACCGTGGTGCCGCCGACCAGCGCGCAGAAGACCCGGCTGTGCCAGGCAGCGCAGAGCGCCCTGGCCCAGGCCATGCGGCAGGCCCGCGCAGGCCAGCCGATCAACGGCATCGGCGCGGCCATCCAGCGAACCGCAAACGCCCACGGCCTCAGGGTGATCGAGAACCTGGGTAGCCACGGCATCGGCCACGCGCTGCACGAGGCCCCCGAGTACATCGCCGGCACCTTTCGCCCTGCGGACAAGCGCACCCTGCGCAACGGCATGGTGATCACCATCGAGCCGTTCCTCTCCACCAAGAGCCGCATGGCGATGGAGACGGCAGATGGCTGGACCTTGGTGGGGGCGCAGGGCAGCCTCTCGGCGCAGTTCGAGCACACGATGATCATCACCAAGGGCGAGCCGATCGTGCTCACCCAGTAG
- a CDS encoding N-acetyltransferase: protein MSSDEITITNNPEKGRYETTVDGKLALLEYRDAGGQRYYTHTEVPPALEGRGIGSRLACAALDEAQAQQLSIVPLCPFVRSYIDRHPEYKPLVKF, encoded by the coding sequence ATGAGCAGCGATGAGATCACGATCACCAACAACCCCGAGAAGGGCCGCTACGAGACAACGGTCGATGGCAAGCTGGCCCTGCTGGAATACCGCGACGCAGGCGGCCAACGCTACTACACCCACACCGAGGTGCCGCCCGCGCTGGAGGGGCGCGGCATCGGCAGCAGGCTGGCCTGCGCCGCACTGGATGAGGCCCAGGCGCAGCAGCTCTCAATCGTGCCGCTGTGCCCGTTTGTGCGCAGCTACATCGATCGGCACCCCGAGTACAAGCCGCTGGTGAAGTTCTAG
- a CDS encoding TfoX/Sxy family protein: MENATPATTDQRFSQLAELFSAYPEVRGPAEALMRPMFGCTAQLRVGDKIFAMLVDGRLVLKLPRDQVAALVAAGEAEPFRNGRGQPMKEWASITPHAQADWAALAHQAMAFVAPGA; the protein is encoded by the coding sequence ATGGAAAATGCTACCCCAGCGACCACCGACCAGCGGTTCAGCCAGCTTGCCGAGCTATTCAGCGCCTACCCCGAGGTGCGCGGCCCCGCCGAGGCACTGATGCGGCCCATGTTTGGCTGCACCGCCCAGCTGCGCGTGGGCGACAAGATCTTCGCGATGCTGGTGGACGGGCGGCTGGTGCTGAAGCTGCCGCGCGATCAGGTCGCGGCCCTGGTCGCAGCAGGCGAGGCCGAGCCGTTCCGCAACGGGCGCGGCCAGCCCATGAAGGAGTGGGCATCGATCACGCCGCACGCCCAGGCCGACTGGGCCGCGCTCGCGCACCAGGCCATGGCGTTCGTCGCACCCGGGGCCTAG
- a CDS encoding ADP-ribosylglycohydrolase family protein produces MDPLALAHLSLDGLSIGDAFGQCFFQLEDADAQIERRQLPDAPWYYTDDTEMALSVVSVLAARGAIDQDALAASFARRYDYNRAYGPSMHRVLDRIRHGESWREVAASSFAGQGSWGNGAAMRAAPLGAFFSADLTMVAAQAARSAEVTHAHPEGVAGAVAVALAAAIAAQSAASGPRPTPQQFLAHVIAQLPPSEVRSKLLRAQSIDEASSLPFAVAVLGNGTDMSAQDTAPFALWCCAQHLESYPEALWLAARGGGDRDTICAIVGGVVACFVGAGGIPDTWQSRREALPTWHLGG; encoded by the coding sequence ATGGACCCGCTCGCGCTCGCACACCTATCGCTCGACGGCCTCTCGATTGGGGATGCATTCGGCCAGTGCTTCTTCCAGCTGGAGGACGCAGACGCCCAGATCGAGCGGCGGCAGCTGCCGGATGCGCCCTGGTACTACACCGACGACACCGAGATGGCGCTGTCGGTTGTGTCGGTGCTGGCCGCGCGCGGGGCTATCGACCAGGATGCGCTGGCCGCCAGCTTCGCCCGCCGCTACGACTACAACCGCGCCTACGGCCCATCCATGCACCGCGTCCTTGACCGCATCCGCCATGGCGAAAGCTGGCGAGAGGTCGCGGCCAGCAGCTTCGCGGGCCAAGGCTCGTGGGGCAACGGTGCCGCGATGCGCGCCGCACCGCTGGGGGCGTTCTTCTCCGCCGATCTCACCATGGTGGCGGCGCAGGCGGCGCGCTCGGCGGAGGTGACGCACGCCCATCCCGAGGGCGTGGCCGGGGCGGTCGCCGTGGCACTCGCCGCCGCCATAGCGGCCCAGTCCGCCGCCTCTGGCCCGCGCCCGACCCCGCAGCAGTTCCTAGCCCATGTGATCGCGCAGCTGCCGCCCAGCGAGGTGCGCTCGAAGCTGCTGCGCGCCCAGTCGATCGACGAGGCTAGCTCGCTGCCGTTTGCGGTCGCAGTGCTGGGCAACGGAACCGACATGTCGGCCCAGGACACCGCACCGTTTGCGCTGTGGTGCTGCGCCCAGCATCTGGAAAGCTACCCCGAGGCGCTCTGGCTGGCCGCGCGCGGCGGCGGCGACCGCGACACGATCTGCGCCATCGTTGGGGGCGTCGTCGCCTGCTTCGTGGGGGCAGGCGGCATCCCCGATACGTGGCAGAGCCGCCGTGAGGCGCTGCCGACATGGCACCTGGGCGGCTAG
- a CDS encoding DUF1810 domain-containing protein, translating into MATAEPFNLERFVSAQEPIYRTALGEIRAGRKRSHWMWFIFPQIAGLGFSPTSKLYAISGAEEARSYLAHPLLGPRLRECADALLAVQGRSASAIFGSPDDMKLRSSMTLFAAVAEHDPRFEQVLERYYGGQRDPQTLDRLGAKR; encoded by the coding sequence ATGGCCACAGCAGAACCTTTCAACCTCGAACGTTTCGTGAGCGCCCAGGAGCCGATCTACCGCACCGCGCTGGGCGAGATACGAGCCGGGCGCAAGCGCTCGCACTGGATGTGGTTCATCTTTCCGCAGATCGCAGGCCTGGGATTCAGCCCAACATCAAAGCTCTACGCCATCTCCGGCGCGGAGGAGGCCCGCAGCTACCTTGCCCACCCGCTACTAGGGCCACGCCTGCGCGAGTGCGCCGATGCGCTGCTGGCAGTGCAGGGGCGCTCGGCATCGGCCATCTTCGGCTCGCCCGATGACATGAAGCTGCGCTCCTCGATGACGCTCTTCGCGGCGGTGGCAGAGCACGATCCGCGCTTCGAGCAGGTGCTTGAGCGCTACTACGGCGGCCAGCGCGACCCGCAGACCCTGGATCGGCTTGGCGCGAAGCGATAG
- a CDS encoding DinB family protein yields the protein MQRSAPMFSLSDRPSAEEASPYFFRYIQLVPDGDILHTLRTQHGDIHAMLRGIADDRASAAPAPGEWSIKEVIAHVSDTERLFAFRALWFARGEQAALPGMEPDPWVALGNANARSVPDLLAEFDQVRAASLWLLDNLDAAAWQRQGVASSSVLSVRALAWIIAGHELHHNLSLREVYL from the coding sequence ATGCAAAGGAGCGCGCCCATGTTCTCGCTTTCGGATCGCCCCTCCGCCGAGGAGGCATCGCCCTACTTCTTCCGCTACATCCAGCTGGTCCCCGACGGCGACATCCTGCACACGCTGCGCACGCAGCACGGCGACATCCACGCCATGCTGCGCGGCATCGCCGACGACCGCGCATCCGCCGCGCCCGCCCCTGGCGAGTGGAGCATCAAAGAGGTGATCGCGCACGTGAGCGATACCGAGCGGCTGTTCGCCTTCCGCGCGCTGTGGTTTGCGCGCGGCGAGCAGGCCGCGCTGCCGGGGATGGAGCCGGACCCGTGGGTGGCGCTGGGCAACGCCAACGCGCGGTCGGTGCCCGACCTGCTGGCCGAGTTCGACCAGGTGCGGGCGGCCAGCCTCTGGCTGCTGGACAACCTGGACGCCGCAGCCTGGCAGCGCCAGGGCGTCGCAAGCAGTTCGGTGCTGAGCGTGCGCGCGCTGGCCTGGATAATCGCGGGCCACGAGCTGCACCACAACCTCTCGCTGCGCGAGGTCTACCTCTAG
- a CDS encoding family 43 glycosylhydrolase, with protein sequence MHRKGSTFMSSDTHSEHTADSHPWGVGIEGQRRADLGDGRFLNPIVPGDHADPTILRDGDDYYMTFSSFLTYPGIVIWHSTDLVNWQPICTALHQNIGSVWALDLVKHEGRYYIYIPAVGDATNIYVIYADDIRGPWSDPIDLRMPGCIDPNHVVGEDGRRYLFVNGIRSIALSDDGLATAGELKQAYDPWRYPENWDVEMFAPEGPKIFRRGEYFYLVSAVGGTAGPATSHMVIVARSRSIHGPWEDCPHNPIVHTASAAEPWWSRGHASLVEAPDGGWWMVYHGYENGFRTLGRQTLLEPLAWSDDGWPVAQGGTLAQPMAKPGGGRAGPAGMALSDDFSTDKFGIQWSFFNPQQGEMGRVRYDDRRLHVAGKNATPEVSSPLTCVVGDRRYQVEVTVDTEGAAQGGLLLFYSEKMYCGLGLGAGELRTYNYGEEHRWMRMGLGAQSIRLRLTNIDHVVTYHYSTDGGTTWLRHPWQMETSGIHHNVFGGFTSLKLALFSCGDGSCTFRDFTYRGLR encoded by the coding sequence ATGCACCGCAAGGGATCAACTTTTATGTCCAGCGACACACACAGCGAGCACACGGCGGATAGCCACCCGTGGGGGGTAGGCATCGAGGGCCAGCGCAGGGCCGACCTGGGCGACGGGCGCTTTCTCAACCCCATCGTGCCCGGCGACCACGCCGACCCGACCATCCTGCGGGATGGCGACGACTACTACATGACCTTCTCCTCGTTCCTCACCTACCCTGGGATCGTGATCTGGCACTCAACCGACCTAGTGAACTGGCAGCCGATCTGCACCGCGCTGCACCAAAACATCGGCTCGGTCTGGGCGCTCGATCTGGTGAAGCACGAAGGCCGCTACTACATCTACATCCCGGCGGTCGGCGACGCGACCAACATCTACGTGATCTATGCCGACGACATCCGCGGGCCGTGGAGCGACCCGATCGACCTGCGCATGCCGGGCTGCATCGACCCCAACCACGTGGTGGGCGAGGATGGCAGGCGCTACCTGTTCGTGAACGGCATCCGCTCGATCGCGCTGAGCGACGACGGCCTGGCAACGGCGGGCGAGCTGAAGCAGGCCTACGATCCGTGGCGCTACCCCGAGAACTGGGATGTGGAGATGTTCGCGCCCGAGGGGCCGAAGATCTTCCGGCGCGGCGAGTATTTCTACCTGGTCTCCGCCGTGGGCGGCACCGCCGGTCCGGCCACCAGCCACATGGTGATCGTGGCGCGCTCGCGCTCGATCCACGGCCCCTGGGAGGACTGCCCGCACAACCCGATCGTGCACACCGCCTCGGCGGCGGAGCCGTGGTGGTCGCGCGGCCACGCCTCGCTGGTGGAGGCCCCCGACGGCGGCTGGTGGATGGTCTACCACGGCTACGAGAACGGCTTCCGTACGCTGGGCCGCCAGACGCTGCTAGAGCCGCTGGCATGGAGCGACGACGGCTGGCCGGTGGCCCAGGGCGGCACGCTGGCCCAGCCGATGGCCAAGCCGGGCGGCGGGCGCGCTGGCCCCGCTGGCATGGCGCTTTCCGACGACTTCTCGACCGACAAGTTTGGCATCCAGTGGAGCTTCTTCAACCCGCAGCAAGGCGAGATGGGCCGCGTGCGCTACGACGATAGGCGGCTGCACGTGGCGGGCAAAAACGCCACGCCCGAGGTCTCCTCGCCGCTCACCTGCGTGGTGGGCGATAGGCGCTACCAGGTGGAGGTGACGGTAGACACAGAGGGGGCGGCGCAGGGCGGCCTGCTGCTGTTCTACAGCGAGAAGATGTACTGCGGCCTGGGGCTGGGCGCGGGCGAGCTACGCACCTACAACTACGGCGAGGAGCACCGCTGGATGCGCATGGGGCTGGGCGCGCAGAGCATCCGGCTGCGGCTCACCAACATCGACCACGTGGTGACTTACCACTACTCGACCGACGGCGGCACGACCTGGCTGCGCCACCCCTGGCAGATGGAGACCTCGGGCATCCACCACAATGTCTTCGGCGGCTTTACCAGCCTGAAGCTGGCGCTGTTCTCCTGCGGCGACGGCTCCTGCACCTTCCGCGACTTCACCTACCGAGGCCTTCGCTAG
- a CDS encoding nuclear transport factor 2 family protein: MSTASEQSRQAVEAFWAAMNTNDFAAAALHLSEDFVLEWPQSRERIRGRANFAAINQSYPANGRWQFTIHRLVAEGAEVVSDVGVTDGSVHARAITFSTVRDGQIVRQIEYWPDAYEAPAWRAQWVERMG, from the coding sequence ATGTCCACCGCATCCGAGCAGAGCAGGCAGGCCGTCGAGGCCTTCTGGGCGGCCATGAACACCAACGACTTCGCCGCCGCGGCGCTGCACCTCTCCGAGGACTTCGTGCTGGAGTGGCCGCAGTCGCGCGAGCGCATCCGTGGGCGTGCGAACTTCGCTGCCATCAACCAGAGCTACCCCGCCAATGGCCGCTGGCAGTTCACCATCCACCGGCTGGTGGCCGAGGGGGCCGAGGTCGTCAGCGACGTGGGCGTCACCGATGGCAGCGTGCACGCCCGCGCCATCACCTTCTCCACCGTGCGCGACGGCCAGATCGTCCGCCAGATCGAGTACTGGCCCGACGCCTACGAGGCCCCCGCCTGGCGCGCCCAGTGGGTTGAGCGCATGGGCTAG
- a CDS encoding MerR family transcriptional regulator → MIKIGDFARLGQVSIVTLRHYDEIGLLKPVEVDSFTGYRYYSVSQLPRLTRILALKDLGFSLDQIEAVLGGLTLDHLRGMLQLRHAEVEQQIAQEQGRLLRIAARIRQIESEDAMPSYDVVLKTLPAQLIASRRVTIPTNDQVPQYLDAAYMETYTHLRERGARDTGPCFAIWHQPAEVLTNEDAEAAVPIDRSIASGERVQVYELPPQQVAAAVHYGGFDGLGQAHMALLAWIEANGYRSTGTYREVYIHHGDGDMHETATEVQYPIERP, encoded by the coding sequence ATGATCAAGATCGGAGACTTTGCCCGCCTAGGACAGGTGTCGATCGTGACCCTTCGCCACTATGATGAGATCGGGCTGCTGAAGCCAGTCGAGGTAGATAGCTTCACCGGGTACCGCTACTACTCGGTGAGCCAGCTGCCGCGTCTCACCCGCATCCTGGCGCTCAAAGACCTAGGCTTCTCGCTCGACCAGATCGAGGCCGTGCTCGGCGGCCTGACCCTGGATCATCTCCGTGGGATGCTGCAGCTCCGCCACGCCGAGGTCGAGCAGCAGATCGCGCAGGAGCAAGGCCGGCTGCTGCGCATCGCTGCTCGGATCAGGCAGATTGAAAGCGAGGATGCTATGCCTTCCTACGATGTCGTGCTCAAGACCCTGCCCGCCCAGCTGATCGCATCGCGCCGCGTGACCATCCCGACCAACGACCAGGTGCCGCAGTACCTCGATGCGGCCTACATGGAGACCTACACCCATCTTAGGGAGCGCGGCGCGAGGGACACCGGGCCGTGCTTCGCCATCTGGCACCAGCCCGCCGAGGTTCTCACCAACGAGGATGCCGAGGCAGCCGTGCCGATCGACCGCAGCATCGCCAGCGGCGAGCGCGTGCAAGTCTACGAGCTGCCGCCGCAGCAGGTGGCAGCGGCGGTGCACTACGGCGGGTTCGATGGCCTGGGGCAGGCGCATATGGCGCTGCTCGCGTGGATCGAGGCCAACGGCTACCGATCGACCGGCACCTACCGCGAGGTCTACATCCACCACGGCGACGGCGACATGCACGAGACCGCCACCGAGGTGCAGTATCCGATAGAGCGGCCATAG
- a CDS encoding ClbS/DfsB family four-helix bundle protein, which translates to MARPPAIHPVLYSLSSPMAAICRNESRYIAMTAPESMPDIRARIERAIQRVVRATAPLSPDQLLLPCLPDGWTVKDVLAHLTWWDQWLLATLPADEALDGPRILPPLFDQTSETQDSIDAMNAKVFAHYRSRSVADVLEGFAATRQRVAARVARLSEEDLFAPEGLSKQLGFPAAPLIQGIYEHYEEHADQLERLPFVSR; encoded by the coding sequence ATGGCCCGCCCTCCTGCGATTCATCCAGTGCTATACTCTCTCTCGTCGCCGATGGCGGCTATCTGCCGCAATGAGTCGAGGTATATCGCTATGACAGCACCCGAAAGCATGCCCGACATCCGCGCCCGTATTGAGCGTGCGATCCAGCGGGTCGTCCGCGCCACCGCGCCGCTCTCGCCCGATCAGCTCCTGCTGCCCTGCCTACCCGACGGCTGGACCGTCAAAGATGTGCTGGCCCACCTCACCTGGTGGGATCAGTGGCTCCTAGCGACGCTGCCCGCCGATGAGGCGCTGGACGGCCCGCGAATCCTGCCGCCGCTCTTCGACCAGACATCCGAGACCCAGGACTCGATCGACGCGATGAACGCCAAGGTCTTCGCACACTATCGGTCGCGCAGTGTCGCGGATGTCCTAGAGGGATTCGCGGCCACCCGGCAGCGGGTCGCCGCCCGCGTGGCGCGCCTCAGCGAGGAGGATCTGTTTGCCCCCGAAGGGCTCTCAAAGCAGCTAGGCTTCCCTGCCGCTCCGCTGATCCAGGGCATCTACGAGCACTACGAGGAGCACGCAGATCAGCTGGAGCGGCTGCCCTTTGTCTCACGCTAG
- a CDS encoding GNAT family N-acetyltransferase: MPHVALQEINADNWRATLDLAVHPQQQAFIAGHTPIAALVLAKAYVRPGGLRWVPYAIATDQVFVGMLALAYEPGSSETYWLYHFFIDQRHQGQGYGAAALGALFAHIRREHPLCRRLHLTVHPDNHSAQRLYRRLGFAPAGQQIHGEPHYQRAM, encoded by the coding sequence ATGCCCCATGTCGCACTGCAGGAAATTAATGCGGACAACTGGCGCGCGACGCTGGATCTGGCGGTCCACCCCCAGCAGCAGGCGTTTATCGCCGGCCACACCCCAATCGCTGCGCTGGTGCTGGCCAAAGCCTATGTGCGCCCCGGCGGGCTGCGCTGGGTGCCCTACGCGATAGCGACCGATCAGGTGTTCGTTGGGATGCTGGCACTCGCCTACGAGCCGGGCAGCAGCGAAACCTACTGGCTCTACCACTTTTTTATCGATCAGCGCCACCAGGGCCAGGGCTATGGGGCGGCGGCGCTCGGCGCGCTGTTCGCGCACATCCGCCGCGAGCACCCGCTGTGCCGCAGGCTGCACCTCACCGTTCACCCCGATAACCACTCCGCCCAGCGGCTCTACAGGCGGCTGGGCTTCGCGCCAGCTGGCCAGCAGATCCACGGCGAGCCGCACTATCAGCGCGCGATGTGA